A single genomic interval of Prionailurus viverrinus isolate Anna chromosome A2, UM_Priviv_1.0, whole genome shotgun sequence harbors:
- the ATG9B gene encoding autophagy-related protein 9B, with the protein MVRQVGWGGNRGRLGRWRDLGPGSVPLLPMPLPPLPPPPCRGPGRGRISIFSLSPAPHTRSSPSSVPPPALGPPCPAMQAPGGSQPPHSALPTPTTQGGPAMTPSSAPPSWGSHSTPPLAPVTPPPSHRCPQDPPGLRIGPLIPEQDYERLEDCDPEGSQDSPLHGEEQQPLLHVPEGLRGSWHHIQNLDSFFTKIYSYHQRNGFACILLEDVFQLGQFVFIVTFTTFLLRCVDYNILFANQPNNRTTPGLLHGKVTLADAILSSSQCAQRIRSSPLLVFLLILAAAFWLLQLLRSVCNLFSYWDIQVFYREALHIPPEELSSVPWAEVQSRLLALQKSGGLCVQPRPLTELDVHHRILRYTNYKVALANKGLLPARCALPWGGSAAFLSRGLALNVDLLLFRGPFSLFRGGWELPDAYKRSDQRGALSARWRRTVLLLAAVNLALSPLVLAWQVLHAFYSHAELLRREPGALGTRRWSRLAHLQLRHFNELPHELRARLARAYRPAAAFLRAAAPPAPLLALLARQLVFFAGALFAALLVLTVYDEDVLAVEHVLTAMTALGVTATVARSFIPEEQGRGRSPQFLLQAALAHMHYLPEEPGPAGKASAYRQMARLLQYRAVSLLEELLSPLLTPLFLLFWFCPRSLEIIDFFHHFTVDVAGVGDICSFALMDVKRHGHPQWLSAGQTEASLSQRAEDGKTELSLMRFSLVHPQWRPPGHSSKFLGHLRGRVQQDAAAWGATSVRSPPTPGVLSDSSSPLPEAFLANLLVHPLLPPRDLSPTAPCPAAATASLLASISRIAQDPSCVSPGGTGGQKLAQLPELASAEMSLHAIYLHQLHQQQQQELWGEASASSLSRPWSSPSQTLSPDEEKPSWSSDGSSPASSPRQQWRTQRTQNLLPGRFQETTDAQKEPGQAPSTD; encoded by the exons ATGGTGAGGCaagtgggctggggggggaacCGAGGGCGGCTGGGGCGGTGGAGAGACCTGGGGCCTGGATCAGTGCCTCTCCTCCCCATGCcgctgccccctctccctcctcctccatgtCGGGGGCCTGGCAGAGGGCGGatttccatcttctctctgtcccctgcccctcacACAAGAAGCTCCCCTTCCTCGGTCCCTCCCCCGGCCCTGGGACCCCCCTGCCCAGCGATGCAGGCCCCAGGGGGCTCTCAGCCTCCCCAcagtgccctccccaccccaacaacGCAGGGAGGGCCCGCGATGACACCCAGCTCTGCTCCCCCCTCTTGGGgctcccactccaccccacccctggccccagtGACTCCCCCTCCCTCGCACCGATGCCCCCAGGACCCTCCTGGGCTGCGGATAGGGCCTCTGATCCCTGAGCAGGATTATGAGCGGCTGGAGGACTGTGACCCCGAGGGGTCCCAAGATTCACCCCTCCACGGGGAGGAGCAGCAGCCCCTGCTCCATGTGCCCGAAGGGCTCCGAG GCTCCTGGCACCACATCCAGAACCTGGACAGCTTCTTCACCAAG ATCTATAGCTACCACCAGAGGAATGGCTTCGCCTGCATCCTGCTGGAGGATGTCTTCCAGCTGGG ACAATTCGTCTTCATCGTCACCTTCACAACCTTCCTCCTTCGTTGCGTGGATTACAACATTCTCTTCGCCAACCAACCGAACAACAGGACAACACCTGGCTTGCTCCATGGCAAAGTCACCTTGGCAGATGCCATCCTGTCCTCCTCCCAGTGTGCCCAGCG GATCCGCTCCAGCCCCCTGCTGGTTTTCCTTCTGATCCTGGCTGCAGCCTTCTGGCTGTTACAGCTGCTTCGCTCAGTCTGCAACCTCTTCAGCTACTGGGACATCCAGGTGTTTTACAGGGAGGCCCTGCACATCCCCCCG GAGGAACTCAGCTCGGTGCCCTGGGCCGAGGTTCAGTCCCGCCTGCTGGCGCTGCAGAAGAGCGGGGGGCTGTGCGTGCAGCCGCGGCCGCTGACCGAGCTCGACGTCCACCACCGCATCCTGCGCTACACCAACTACAAGGTGGCGCTGGCCAACAAGGGCCTGCTGCCCGCGCGCTGCGCGCTGCCCTGGGGAGGCAGCGCGGCCTTCCTCAGCCGCGGCCTGGCGCTCAACGTCGACCTGCTTCTCTTCCGCGGGCCCTTCTCGCTCTTCCGCGGGGGCTGGGAGCTGCCCGACGCCTACAAGCGCAGCGACCAGCGAGGCGCCCTGTCCGCGCGCTGGCGGCGCACGGTGCTGCTGCTGGCCGCCGTGAACCTGGCGCTGAGCCCGCTGGTGCTGGCCTGGCAGGTGCTGCACGCCTTCTACAGCCACGCGGAGCTGCTGCGGCGCGAGCCGGGGGCGCTGGGGACGCGCCGCTGGTCCCGCCTGGCCCACCTGCAGCTCCGCCACTTCAACGAGCTGCCGCACGAGCTGCGCGCGCGCCTGGCGCGCGCCTACCGCCCCGCCGCCGCCTTCCTGCGCGCCGCCGCGCCCCCGGCGCCCCTGCTCGCGCTGCTGGCCCGCCAGCTCGTCTTCTTCGCTGGCGCGCTCTTCGCCGCGCTGCTCGTGCTCACCGTCTACGACGAGGACGTGCTGGCCGTGGAGCACGTGCTCACCGCCATGACCGCGCTCGGGGTCACCGCCACCGTGGCCAG GTCTTTCATTCCGGAAGAACAGGGCCGGGGTCGTTCCCCGCAGTTCCTGCTGCAGGCGGCCTTGGCGCACATGCATTACCTCCCGGAGGAGCCCGGCCCTGCCGGCAAGGCCAGCGCTTACCGGCAGATGGCGCGGCTGCTTCAGTACCGAGCG GTCTCCCTCCTGGAGGAGCTCCTGTCTCCTCTTCTCACTCCGCTGTTTCTACTGTTCTGGTTTTGCCCCCGTTCCCTGGAGATCATTGACTTTTTTCATCACTTCACTGTGGATGTGGCTGGAGTTGGGGACATCTGTTCCTTTGCCCTGATGGATGTGAAGCGTCACGGCCACCCTCAG TGGCTCTCGGCAGGACAGACAGAGGCCTCGCTCTCTCAGCGTGCGGAGGATGGAAAGACTGAGCTCTCCTTGATGAGGTTCTCCCTGGTGCATCCACAATGGCGCCCCCCAGGGCACAGCTCCAAGTTCCTGGGGCACCTTCGGGGCAGGGTCCAACAAGATGCAGCAGCCTGGGGCGCCACTTCTGTTCGcagtccccccaccccgggggtgCTCAGTGACTCTTCCTCACCTCTG CCTGAGGCCTTCCTGGCCAACCTCTTGGTGCACCCCCTTCTGCCCCCGCGGGACCTGAGCCCCACAGCCCCCTGCCCAGCCGCAGCCACAGCCAGCCTCCTGGCCTCCATTTCCCGCATTGCCCAGGACCCGAG CTGTGTGTCCCCAGGAGGCACTGGGGGCCAGAAGCTGGCCCAGCTCCCAGAGCTTGCTTCTGCTGAGATGAGTCTGCATGCCATCTACCTGCACCAG CtccatcagcagcagcagcaggaactgTGGGGTGAGGCTTCAGCCTCTTCCCTGTCCAGGCCCTGGTCCAGCCCCTCCCAGACACTCTCGCCTGATGAGGAGAAGCCGTCCTGGTCAAGTGATG GCTCCAGTCCTGCCTCCAGCCCCAGACAGCAGTGGAGAACCCAGAGAACCCAGAATCTGCTCCCCGGGAGGTTTCAGGAGACCACAGATGCCCAGAAGGAGCCTGGCCAGGCCCCTAGCACTGACTGA